TCAGGAGAAAGATGAGGTCCCGGTGAATGCGCCTGCCTACTCTTCGTATTCTCCCGATATCAAGTTAATAGGCGCAAAAAGGGGGGACAGTAAGAATGACAGACTCAGTACCTCACAAAGCCGTTTAGTTAGAAGGTCTGCTTGCTGAAGATGTGTCCAACAACCAGCAAACAGACGATGAAATCCACGAGGACCAGCTCCTTAACTTCCTCGTCAACTCTCTTGACGAGGAAGTTGCTCTCTCACTCGCTGAAAACGCTGAACTCGATGCTGAAGACATCTACGAGGTCCTCGTCGGCGCCTGCGCCGACGGGACCTCGGTCTCTACACTCTGCAAGAGAAGCGAAGATGCACCTCACGAAAACTCGGTTCTCTACCATCTCCGCACCAAGTTCGACCTCGAGACGCTCGAACAAATCGGGAACACGCTCCTCCAGAAAGACGTTCTCGACGTCCTTCCCCAGCAGGTGGAGGTCTGCGCAGACCTCCACCTGCGGCCCTACTACGGCGACGAAGACGATACAGACGGCCTGTATCACTCACAAGCGAAGCGTGGAACCACCGCGTTTCACGCGTACGCGACACTGTACGCACGCGTGAAGAACAAACGCTACACGCTGGCGGTGCGCCGTCTCGAAGACGGCGACACCGCCAGCAGTGTCCTCGCAGAGTTCCTCGGTATTCTCGACGGCCTTGACCTCGGTGTCAAGGCCGTCTATCTTGACCGCGAATTCTACGACAGCAAGTGTTTGACGCTGCTTCAGGCGCACAACCACGCCTACGTCATGCCGATCGTCCGCTGGGGACGGACGATCAAGCGAGAACTCTCAGAAGGGTGGAGTCGCGTGATTCAGCACAGTCTGACAGCGAAACTCGACGGTCACAGCTGGACCGTCGAGTTTCCCGTCTACATCGACTGTACCTACCAGAACGGACGGTACGACGAACATGGCGTGGCGCGTCACGGCTACGCCGCTGACGCGCCGTTCATCGACTCACCACGGGACGCTCGATACCACTACGCGAAACGCTTCGGTATCGAGGCAAGCTATCGACTCTCCGAGCAAAGTATCGCGACGACCTCGACACAAAATCCGGTCGTACGGCTGTTGTACGTCGTGGTGAGCCTGCTGTTACAGAACGTCTGGCGGTATTTGCACTGGGAGTACGTGGCGACGCCCCGCCGTGGGGGGCGTCGCCTCTGGGAGTGGTCGTTCAAGGAGTTCATCAATATGGTCCGTCGAGCAGCGTGGACGGCCCTCGCGGTGCGTCGGGCCGTCCCCGCGAACCGACCACCAGACGACCGGTTCCACCGGTAACTCCCGACCGGGCTAGCCAACAGTGGGAGTGGCGACGCTGTCGCGTCGGCGGCAGCCGCCGCCGACAGCGACGGCTCTCCGCCGATCCGTCCATGATTCTGTCGTCGAGACCGCCAATGCAACCGCTCGGCCACAGAATTCAGGCTTCAGAGACAGCTAGGCGAGGATGCTTTGTGAGGTACTGAGAACAGTTTGAGACAATCGCCATTGAGGTCAGTGAACACCTCGTAGAGACTATGCAAGACAGAGGCGTTGATGATGCCCGTCTTGCAGACATGTTTTCACTTCGAGAACATTTCGGACGTAACCGGTTTCAGTCAGCGTTTGCACTTGGGACACAGGCACAGCTCGCAGGGTCGATGCACGGTCTTAGACAGTTTCTTGATGACCTTGCATTTGTTACTACCGAAGATGCGACCGTTATACTTCATGGATATGCTCCTGAATTGGAAGTTACAAAGGACATTTTCGCCTACCGGGAGGATCCCACACCGGGGTTAGCATATCGGATTTTTCACTGTGAGTACGACGGTGAAATCGGGAGAACATTGCTCTTCCAGCTATTCAGCATAGACCGTCTTAGAGAGGCGACGGTAGGAACGTCGTGGGAAGTTTCCGAAGCCAGTTACGGCCATCCCGAGTCGGAGGGTGAATCAAATACCTGGTTGGCTGTACTCACGAAGGCTTAGTCCTATCACTGAGAACCAGCAATCCCCCGATTATTCCGTATATGCTGACTTCAGCCTCTGTGTGTGTCACGCACTTCCAGTCATAGTCTAGAAGTTTCAACAGAGTCTCACTTTCTACACCCTCGTGGTCAAATCGTCGTTGAGCGACGTTCTACACGCCCATCGGTTACCGCGACGGTGTCTTTCTCTTCCAAACGTCGCACAATCTCCTGTACGTCCGCTGCTGGCCAGTCGAGCTCCTGTTGCAGGTCAGCCACCGATTTCGGTTCGTCAAGCGCGTGTAGCACTTCGAGCTCTTCGTAGACGCGTTCGGTGATCTCCGCCACGGGGCCGTGCAACGGCGTCGTCACGTTGTGTTGTTCGGTGAGGTCAGTCAACGCTTCGTTGACATACGTCACGAACAGTTCTTGCTCCAGGAGTTCGACCTGCGTCTCGAGTTCTGCTTCGACGACGTCGAACTCGAGGCCGGTCTGCATCAACGAGAACATATCCTCGATGTCGTCCACCCGACCGGCGACCGCTTTGAACAGGAAGATATCTTCTGGACTCACGAGCTCGACCACGAGATTCCCCGGGTCGAGATACCGTTCGCTCCGCTCACGGATGCCTGAAGACAGAATCAGCTTGCCGATCACCTGCTGGTTGAAAACGTCGATACGACACCCGTCATCGTTCTCGAAGATGCGCTGGGCACCGAGTTCTTCGTACTCTTCGTCCGGTTCCCGGACGATATCGTATCCTAACTCAAGGAGCACCGCTTGTAGCTGACTCAGATCGTCGCCGGAGGAGACGATGAGGTCGATATCTTTGGTCGTCTCTTTGAGTCCGCGAAACGCCATCGACCCACCGCCAATCAAGAAGACGGTGAGTGGGTTATCCAGCTGCTGGCCGATGCGCTCGAGCTCCGACCGGATGTATGAACTATCAAACCTCGCCCTCATAGCGTCACCTCGTACTCTTCAGCCAGTTCCTGGAAGTCCTCCCACTCGGGAAGTCGGGACGTCCGCTGGGCACCGCTGGTGTCGAGATACGTGTAGAGGTTGTCGACGACGTCGTCGACGCCGTACTTGGTGGCTTGGGCTCGGAGTTCGTCGCGGTCGATGTCGACGTGACTGAGCAGAAGCAGACAGTATGACTGCGTTCGTGCGCCCGAATCGACCACGAGCATGTGACAGCACAAGATCTCCGGCGAGAGCTCGCTCGTCGCCTCCGAATAGAGGTAGTACCGGCGGTCACGTGCCAACAACGGGAGGCCGTACCGCTGGAACTGGTCTGGGCCTGTCGGGATGAAGTGTTCGTCAGCGATTTCTATCGTCGTCTGCACAAGGAACTCGCCCAGAGACTCCCACAGAATCGTGTAGGTGTCGGTCTGTTCTTCGACAGTCTGACGGTGGACGTGATGGGCAAGCTCACGAGCGAATACGCTCAGCTGTTCGAAGCCGTCATTCAGTGCGTACGCGCCGTCATCAGTTTGGTAGACGATTCCGCGATGTTGAAGCGGGGCAAGCGCACGGTGGACGGTACTTCGGTGGACGTCGGCGCGGCGTGCGAGTTCGGTCGCGGTCCGTGGGGTGTCGAGGTAGTAGCACACACGGAGGGCTGCCCCTGACAACAGCTCCGGCCAGTCGATGTGTGAATACTGTTGCGTGAGGTCCGTGAGTAACTCGAGGGCCTTTGCGTCCGACAGTCGAATCCGCTTTGTTTTCCCCTGTCGACGTGTCTCGACGAGGCCAGCCGTTTCGAGGCGTTCGACGAGTTCTGAGGTGTAGCTGAGACTCCGATCAAGACTTGTTGCGAGTGCAGAGACCGTCTGCTCACCGTGGAGGGCTGTAAGGGCGCGAACCTCGCCTTCTGTGAGCATACTGTTGCATACTTGCGAACCAATATATAAATCACTTCGGTATTTTGCAACACAGACCTGGCTCTGTCGAGGACGTGGGCACAACAGATGAAAGCCCTCGGCCGCTCGGCATCCCGCGACCACCGCTGCGCTCCTCGTGCCTGCGAGATCTCGGCGAGCATTTTGTTCGTGACGCCATGCCGCAGTAACCGTTGACCAGTCCGTTCAAACGCTGTTTTCCCATCGATGTGCAAGCTATGTGCATACACCGGAACCGTTATCCGACTGTGTGCAGAACTTGCACATAGAATGAGCGCGAGTGACAAGCCCCGACGGGTCCACTTCCAGTCCCCGGAGTACCTCGTCGAGCGTCTCGACGCGATCGCGGACCTCTTCGACAAAGACCGGACCGATGTCCTCGTCGAAGCGATCCGCGAGTACATCGAAGAGACCGCCGACAGCGAGACGTTCCAGGAACTGGTGGCGACGAAATACTACGACGGTCAACTCGAATTCGAGACGGTCAAGCAGCTGGTCGGCGCCGAGACTGCCCAACGGCTCCGCCTCCTCAAAGCGGATCTCGAGGCCGAGCCACTCGATCTCGCTGCGCCCACTGACGTCAACATCTACGGCGGCGACGCGACGACGGTCGATACCGCGGACGGCGACGAGCGATGAGCAGGCCGCGGCTGCGGACAGTCGTCGCCGACACGAGTGCGCTGGTCAGTCTCGCCGTCCCACGAGCCGACGCAGCCTACGACACCGACACGGCTCCGGATCCCCTCCAGTATCTCCTCACCTCGTGTGACGTCGCCGTCCCACCAGAAGTCGTTGCAGAGCTCCGTGACATGGCTCAGTACCAGGACATCCACGGCGCTGCAGCGGCCAACGTCCTCGCCGCTCGCACCCACTACACGGTCGACGACCCCTATGAGCGAGGCGACACGCCCGAGTCGCGACCGACGTTCGGCCTCGACGACGGTGAAACCGACGGCATCGTGCTCGCGAACGCCCTCGACGTCGATGGCTTTCTGACCGACGAGTTCGGCGGGACGAATTTCGCGCTCATCCATGCGGTCCTGCAGGGTCCGCGTATCGTCCCGACACCACGGTTGCTCTGTGACTACGCCCGCAACGACCACATGACCCACGAAGAGGCACGAACGCTCATCGAGACGATTAGTCCGCATCGGAGTTGGGAGAACAGCCCCTACGCCGCTCAATTGCTGGCCCTCTTGGAGTGAACCTACCCCGAGGTCAAGCCTCGGGCTTCCTGCTTCCACGACGTTGTCAGGCGAAGTCTGACAGCCTGTCGAGGGAACCTCGGCAAACGTGCTTTGCATCCACCCGTGAAGGAGTGATTGTAGGGAGCGCAGTCTGCACAGGCGCTGACGAGAGTAGAGATCTCGTCCGCACATCAGAATCGCACGGCGATTCTGAGGACGTTGATTCGGAGCGTCCCGCCCCTAACCGCTTGCGACCGCGAGAAAGAATGTTCTTCGCCGCGTTCAGGTCTCGGCCTTCCTCGTGGCCACACGCCGGACACGAGTGTTCCCGAACCCAAATCGGCCTGTCCGTTACGGATTGATATGAACATCCGCATTCGCCACCAGCCATGTTATTATGTCGAACGGACGGCTATACTCGGCTATGTCATTCAGCGCGGACTGGCTCTCGTTGCTTGAGGAGTGCGACGCGCTTTCAGCGGACGCAACGCTTATCACTCCGCTCGCGAACAAGCGGTTCGAGATTACCGAGAGCCAAGAGCACCGTATCATCATCGAGTTCGTCACCTCGGGACAGACACAGCCGCTGCAGCGCGAGCAGTTCGAAACGCTCGTCGACCGAATCGATTCCTCCGGTGGTGTCTTCGACCTTCAGCGGTTGCCACCCGACGCAGAACCCTACGCAGCGGTGTTGAGCCTGCATCCGCGCTACGAATGCGACGAACGGGATGGGACGATCACTGAAACTGACGGCTCGACGCGTTCACAGCTAACAGAACACAATCCCACCTCATCCACCGACGCCCAGGAGCGTGCCGAACCCGATCTCGACATCTACGCCGATATGCTGCTCTTGATCGATGCGCTTGAGCGCCACGATCCGACGGCACTCTCCGAGAGTGAGACGCCCGCACTCATCAACCTCTACACGCTGCTCTCGGATGTCCAGCGAAACGCTGGTGACCTTCGTCAGGCAGTTCGGGAGGTACTGCTGGATCGGCTCCACCACGACCAACCGGTTCACGGCCAGTACGGGTCAGTGCAGCGGACGAGCCGACGCAATCGTACGTTGAAAGCCGATGAGGAAGTCATAGCCCTGCTTGAGGACGCTGGGATTCCTCGTGAACGGATTCTGGCCGTCGATCGCAAGAAGGTCGACGACGCGCTCGAGGTGACTGACCTCTCCGAAGCAGACGTCTACGAAATCGAGGAGAGCGAGTACGTGCGGAAGGCTGACGTCGACGAAGAACGCAAGGAAACACGGCTACAGGGGTTGAAAGACCAGCTCGCTCTGAGTGAGAACCCCGACGCCGAGGAGCTGCGCCAAGAGGTTGAGGAACTCGAACAGCGTATCGAGGAGTTGACTGAGTTCAAACCCGGCACAGAGATTGGTTCGCGCTCATGATGTGCGTACAAGCACGGATCGTCGGGCGAGTGTCGTTACTGATCCGTATTCGCTGGGGCGTGTCCTGTCGCATACTGGTCAGCCATTTCGACCATATCGTAGACGTGAATCCCGGTTTTGAACCAAAGTACACGATCGGCGACACTCCCGAAGTCTTCGCTGGCACACTCCAGTCGCTCCGAGACCGCTAACACGAAGTTCTCAGCCTCCACCTGCCGGATCTTCTCCAGCTTCGACTCCAAATACTCCGGGGTCCAGAATCCGACGATCTCGAGGATCGCCCGCCGACCATCGGGATGTTCGATTGCGAAGTCCGGGATCATCACTTCGGCCCCGAGGTCGAAGACATCGTCCTCGCGGACGAGTTCCCAGTCCGTGTTCGCTCGCTCCCACTTCTGAGCGAGCGTCCGTTCGACGTCACTATCGAACCGCTTGCCATCGCTGTAGTGCGAATCGAGACCTTCGCTCTGGTCAAGTGCGAACTGCCGTGTCTCGTTGGTAGTTTCGTCAACGAGAATCTCGGCGGTCATCTCCCACCGGTCACAGAGGGGTAACGCCGGCAGGAAGTTCGCCATGCGAATCCCGTACTTCTGTGACTTCGAGAACAACGAGGCTGGCCCATCCAGCACGGCCTCGTAGCCCGTAGCCTGGTCCGTACTCGAAACGCGGTCGCCGTCGGCATCGATCGGATAGATGCGATGCATCAGTCCGAACAGCTTCACGTAGCTGAACACTGTCCCGAAGTGGTCCCAGACACGAATCCGCATCTCGGTGGCGTCATAGAGGACTGCCTGGGCGAGCGCGAGGTTGTACCGAGTCAGCAGCCAGTCGACGGTGAGGTCGGTGTGCTCGTATTCCTCGGCACTGCTGCCCGTCAAATTCGTCGTCGACGGCGACGCATCACCGGTCCTCTCGTATCGGTCGGCCGTCCGCGTGCCGATTCGGACGAGCCGCTTGTTGTCCTCGAGGTCGGCGTACATCCCACGGTAGCAGTCTTCGAGCGAAATCCCGAGCTCGTCGGCAATCGCGCTATACACTTCCAGTTTCTGTGTGTCCTCACCGAGCGTCGGCTGGCGGACGATCGGATACCGCTCGTTGGCTTTCTCGAAGAGCCGCCGCCGAATCTCACGTGGGTCGACCGATGCGACGACCTCGAACTTGCACTCGTCTTTCAGGAGCTTCGCCAATCCTTGGACGATTTTGTAGTCAGTATCTGCGACGGTCAGCTCGTCGATCGCGTCTTCGAGCTCGCCCTTCGGCTCGTCGAGGTGGTCCTCGAACAACTGGATGAGTTCCCGTGCCGTCTCGCGATAGCGCTCGTCGGCTGGGTCGATAAACAGCGGTGTGATCGTCTCGTCGGTCGTGCGCGACCGGGCGAGGTTCGCGGTCAGCACTACGCATTCACCCCCTCTCGACGGCGCTGGGAAACGTACGTCTCCATCGTGTCTTCGGTGATAATTTCGTAGAGGCGTGCTGGCTGGCGGTCGTCCGTCGGCCGGAGAATGCGGCCGAGCCGCTGTGCATACTGCCGTTTCGATGCGCTCCCCGAGAGGATGATCCCGACGTTCGCCGCCGGGACGTCAATCCCCTCGTCGAGA
This genomic stretch from Haloferax volcanii DS2 harbors:
- a CDS encoding ISH3-like element ISH51 family transposase → MSNNQQTDDEIHEDQLLNFLVNSLDEEVALSLAENAELDAEDIYEVLVGACADGTSVSTLCKRSEDAPHENSVLYHLRTKFDLETLEQIGNTLLQKDVLDVLPQQVEVCADLHLRPYYGDEDDTDGLYHSQAKRGTTAFHAYATLYARVKNKRYTLAVRRLEDGDTASSVLAEFLGILDGLDLGVKAVYLDREFYDSKCLTLLQAHNHAYVMPIVRWGRTIKRELSEGWSRVIQHSLTAKLDGHSWTVEFPVYIDCTYQNGRYDEHGVARHGYAADAPFIDSPRDARYHYAKRFGIEASYRLSEQSIATTSTQNPVVRLLYVVVSLLLQNVWRYLHWEYVATPRRGGRRLWEWSFKEFINMVRRAAWTALAVRRAVPANRPPDDRFHR
- a CDS encoding DUF6036 family nucleotidyltransferase, translated to MRARFDSSYIRSELERIGQQLDNPLTVFLIGGGSMAFRGLKETTKDIDLIVSSGDDLSQLQAVLLELGYDIVREPDEEYEELGAQRIFENDDGCRIDVFNQQVIGKLILSSGIRERSERYLDPGNLVVELVSPEDIFLFKAVAGRVDDIEDMFSLMQTGLEFDVVEAELETQVELLEQELFVTYVNEALTDLTEQHNVTTPLHGPVAEITERVYEELEVLHALDEPKSVADLQQELDWPAADVQEIVRRLEEKDTVAVTDGRVERRSTTI
- a CDS encoding helix-turn-helix domain-containing protein → MLTEGEVRALTALHGEQTVSALATSLDRSLSYTSELVERLETAGLVETRRQGKTKRIRLSDAKALELLTDLTQQYSHIDWPELLSGAALRVCYYLDTPRTATELARRADVHRSTVHRALAPLQHRGIVYQTDDGAYALNDGFEQLSVFARELAHHVHRQTVEEQTDTYTILWESLGEFLVQTTIEIADEHFIPTGPDQFQRYGLPLLARDRRYYLYSEATSELSPEILCCHMLVVDSGARTQSYCLLLLSHVDIDRDELRAQATKYGVDDVVDNLYTYLDTSGAQRTSRLPEWEDFQELAEEYEVTL
- a CDS encoding DUF790 family protein produces the protein MLTANLARSRTTDETITPLFIDPADERYRETARELIQLFEDHLDEPKGELEDAIDELTVADTDYKIVQGLAKLLKDECKFEVVASVDPREIRRRLFEKANERYPIVRQPTLGEDTQKLEVYSAIADELGISLEDCYRGMYADLEDNKRLVRIGTRTADRYERTGDASPSTTNLTGSSAEEYEHTDLTVDWLLTRYNLALAQAVLYDATEMRIRVWDHFGTVFSYVKLFGLMHRIYPIDADGDRVSSTDQATGYEAVLDGPASLFSKSQKYGIRMANFLPALPLCDRWEMTAEILVDETTNETRQFALDQSEGLDSHYSDGKRFDSDVERTLAQKWERANTDWELVREDDVFDLGAEVMIPDFAIEHPDGRRAILEIVGFWTPEYLESKLEKIRQVEAENFVLAVSERLECASEDFGSVADRVLWFKTGIHVYDMVEMADQYATGHAPANTDQ